From Coturnix japonica isolate 7356 chromosome 1, Coturnix japonica 2.1, whole genome shotgun sequence, the proteins below share one genomic window:
- the LOC107317137 gene encoding C3a anaphylatoxin chemotactic receptor-like, whose translation MPPLLVNSSSHDQDAVYYAPESISSLVIFILVFIIGIPGNGLVIWVAGLKMKRSVNIIWFLNLAVADFMCCLSLPFFIVHLFLNEHWPYGWFLCKVIPSVIIFTMFASVFLLMVISIDRCLLVMKPVWCQNHRTVKFISLVCSGIWILAFIFCCPVFHYRNTVTGGGKTECGYSFGDYEVPDYADDSDLVTGILEEYSPSVPAVTHVSTVFAHQPTDSYPDFQANSMSTHNGAIAAAHLSHATVDVYSLLNSTPYPDIRLLDDLPSTNVPVLSNNDFDLKLLDTLDLLDFDDVFSGNDYAIPLPLIVITITRAVFGFILPFGIMAVCYALIASRMLRSNYRKPQSKMLRTIILVIAAFFICWAPYHAVGFLSLVATPGTELKESLILWDHLSVALAYANSCINPLLYVFVGRDFRAKAKQSLQGVLEGVFTEEPTCSTPYSLDRSKTSNDKDVSTTV comes from the coding sequence ATGCCTCCGCTCCTGGTTAACAGCAGTTCACATGATCAGGATGCTGTATACTATGCACCAGAATCCATCAGCTCCCTGGTTATCTTCATCCTTGTTTTCATCATAGGTATCCCAGGCAATGGGTTGGTTATCTGGGTAGCTGGTTTGAAAATGAAGAGGTCTGTGAACATCATCTGGTTCCTAAACCTTGCTGTGGCTGACTTCATGTGCTGCTTGTCTTTGCCATTCTTCATTGTTCACTTGTTCCTCAATGAACACTGGCCATATGGTTGGTTTCTCTGCAAAGTCATCCCATCAGTCATAATCTTCACCATGTTTGCTAGTGTTTTCCTACTTATGGTGATCAGCATAGACCGGTGCCTCCTCGTGATGAAACCAGTCTGGTGTCAAAACCATCGAACAGTCAAGTTTATTTCACTCGTCTGCAGTGGCATTTGGATCCTggccttcattttctgttgtccAGTCTTTCACTACCGCAACACTGTCACTGGTGGTGGAAAAACTGAGTGTGGGTACAGTTTTGGAGATTATGAAGTACCAGATTATGCAGATGACAGTGATCTTGTAACTGGGATATTGGAAGAATACTCACCTTCAGTACCAGCTGTCACACATGTTAGCACCGTCTTTGCTCATCAGCCTACTGATAGCTATCCAGATTTTCAGGCAAACAGCATGTCCACCCACAATGGTGCAATTGCAGCAGCTCACCTTTCTCATGCCACTGTAGATGTGTACTCCTTGTTAAATTCGACTCCCTATCCAGACATCAGGCTATTGGATGATCTACCTAGTACTAATGTGCCTGTACTATCCAACAATGACTTCGATTTAAAGCTACTTGATACTCTTGATTTGCTTGATTTTGACGATGTCTTTAGTGGTAATGATTATGCCATACCCCTTCCCTTAATTGTAATAACTATCACTAGGGCTGTCTTTGGCTTCATACTTCCTTTCGGCATAATGGCAGTTTGCTACGCCCTTATTGCTTCCAGGATGCTAAGAAGTAACTACCGTAAGCCACAAAGCAAGATGCTGAGAACTATCATTCTTGTGATAGCTGCATTTTTCATCTGCTGGGCTCCCTACCACGCAGTTGGGTTTCTGTCCCTTGTGGCTACTCCCGGTACAGAACTGAAGGAGTCACTGATCCTTTGGGATCACCTCTCTGTAGCTCTTGCATATGCCAACAGCTGCATCAACCCTCTGCTGTATGTTTTTGTGGGGCGGGACTTCAGGGCAAAGGCAAAGCAATCACTGCAAGGAGTCTTGGAAGGAGTCTTTACAGAGGAACCAACATGTTCAACCCCTTACTCTCTTGACAGAAGCAAGACTTCAAACGATAAGGATGTTAGTACCACAGTCTAA